A genomic stretch from Chitinophaga agri includes:
- a CDS encoding glutaminase family protein, producing MKRIFGIAAVLLSQQLYAQQQRAPAYPLITHDPYFSVWSPTDNLNAATTRHWTGTEQSLTGFVKVDGVTYRILGAPGHLYRALAATADATPYSVQYTEKAPAKGWEDPAFSDADWKTGTAPFEKEQKTTGTPWFSDDIWVRRTFTVEDTNVDNLLLKINHDDNAEVYLNGELIYSYVGWLNHMSYFPIKDEIAKKLRKGTNVLAMHCTNTRGGAYLDGGIVTEIKDKWGDKVQLAEQKSVDLSATQTAYNFTCGKIDVKLTFTSPLLLKDLDLMSRPVSYISYKVKANDGHKHKVEVYFGASTDLAVNTGAQEVTTQQYNSEGLSILKAGTVAQPILAKRGDDLRIDWGYMYVAVPQSAGAKQYVTRDGLAVGTFAGKGKAEKVDRGTQLVLNTSVSLGKVDGTEKEQLFLLGYDDLYAIQYFETNLKPWWKKDESYTIEKELKKAQDEYASIISRCNAFDRQLFEDTKKAGGENYAKLCVLGYRQSISAHKLVKSPQGEILFLSKENFSNGCINTVDVTYPSAPLYLIYNPDLMKGMLTGIFYFSESGKYTKPYAAHDLGTYPLANGQAYGEGMPVEESGNMIILTAAIAKAEGNANYAKQHWKTLTTWAEYLLKEGFDPANQLCTDDFAGHMARNANLSVKAIVGLGAYAMLADMLGDKVSAEKYRAAAKGMVPKWMQLADDGDHYTLAFEHKGSWSQKYNLVWDKVLGLDLFPKAVYEKEIKYYLGRQKQYGLPLDSRKNYTKSDWIVWTATLTDKPSEFAALIDPVYKYAQETTSRVPISDWHETEDGKMVGFQARSVVGGYFMPLLNATIKK from the coding sequence ATGAAGAGAATTTTTGGTATCGCCGCCGTACTGCTGTCACAACAGCTCTATGCGCAGCAACAACGGGCGCCCGCTTATCCGCTGATCACACACGATCCCTATTTCAGTGTATGGTCGCCGACGGACAATCTGAATGCCGCTACTACCCGCCATTGGACAGGAACTGAACAGTCTCTGACCGGGTTTGTGAAAGTAGATGGTGTCACATACCGCATATTAGGCGCTCCCGGACATTTGTACCGTGCACTCGCTGCTACTGCCGATGCAACACCTTACAGTGTACAGTATACAGAGAAGGCACCAGCAAAAGGATGGGAAGATCCGGCATTTAGTGATGCAGACTGGAAAACAGGCACTGCGCCATTTGAAAAAGAGCAGAAAACTACAGGCACACCCTGGTTTTCAGATGATATATGGGTACGCAGAACATTCACGGTAGAAGATACCAATGTGGATAACCTGCTGTTGAAGATCAATCATGATGACAACGCAGAAGTTTACCTGAACGGTGAACTGATATATAGCTATGTCGGATGGTTGAATCATATGTCTTACTTCCCGATCAAGGATGAAATAGCAAAGAAACTGCGTAAAGGCACTAATGTACTGGCCATGCATTGTACCAATACCAGGGGTGGCGCTTACCTGGATGGTGGTATAGTTACAGAAATAAAAGATAAATGGGGCGATAAGGTCCAGCTCGCAGAACAAAAGAGTGTGGACTTGTCAGCGACACAGACGGCCTACAATTTCACCTGTGGAAAAATAGATGTAAAACTTACGTTTACATCTCCGTTGCTGCTAAAGGATCTTGATCTGATGTCACGCCCTGTGTCTTACATATCCTATAAAGTGAAGGCCAATGATGGTCATAAACACAAGGTGGAAGTATACTTCGGGGCATCTACCGATCTGGCCGTGAATACAGGAGCACAGGAGGTGACCACCCAGCAATATAATAGTGAAGGATTGTCCATATTGAAAGCTGGCACCGTTGCGCAGCCTATACTCGCTAAGAGAGGAGATGACCTGCGTATTGACTGGGGATATATGTACGTTGCAGTACCTCAGTCAGCCGGTGCAAAACAGTATGTGACCCGGGATGGTCTGGCAGTAGGCACCTTCGCAGGTAAAGGTAAAGCAGAGAAAGTGGACAGAGGCACGCAGCTGGTGCTGAATACCTCTGTATCACTCGGTAAGGTAGATGGTACAGAGAAAGAACAGCTGTTCCTGCTGGGATATGATGACCTCTATGCGATCCAGTATTTTGAGACTAATCTGAAACCGTGGTGGAAAAAAGACGAGAGCTATACCATCGAAAAAGAACTGAAGAAAGCGCAGGATGAATATGCATCTATCATCAGCAGATGTAATGCTTTTGACAGGCAATTGTTTGAAGATACAAAAAAGGCCGGTGGAGAAAACTATGCAAAACTATGTGTACTGGGGTATCGTCAGAGTATCTCTGCGCACAAGCTGGTAAAGAGTCCGCAGGGAGAGATCCTGTTCCTGTCAAAAGAAAACTTCAGTAATGGTTGTATCAACACGGTAGATGTAACCTATCCTTCTGCCCCGTTATATTTAATATACAATCCTGACCTGATGAAGGGCATGCTGACCGGTATTTTCTATTTTAGTGAAAGTGGAAAATATACAAAGCCGTATGCAGCACATGACCTGGGAACTTATCCGCTGGCTAATGGCCAGGCGTATGGTGAAGGCATGCCTGTGGAAGAATCCGGCAACATGATCATTCTGACAGCTGCAATTGCAAAAGCAGAAGGCAATGCTAATTATGCAAAGCAACACTGGAAAACACTCACTACCTGGGCAGAATATCTGTTAAAGGAAGGTTTTGATCCGGCAAACCAGCTTTGTACAGATGACTTTGCAGGGCACATGGCAAGAAATGCAAACCTGTCTGTTAAAGCCATTGTTGGACTGGGTGCCTATGCAATGCTGGCGGACATGCTGGGCGATAAGGTATCGGCGGAGAAATACAGGGCTGCCGCAAAAGGAATGGTACCGAAGTGGATGCAGCTGGCAGACGATGGTGACCACTATACACTGGCATTTGAGCACAAAGGTAGCTGGAGCCAGAAATATAACCTGGTATGGGATAAAGTGCTGGGACTGGACCTGTTCCCCAAGGCAGTTTATGAGAAAGAGATTAAGTATTACCTGGGACGCCAGAAACAATATGGTCTGCCGCTGGATAGCCGTAAAAATTACACTAAATCCGATTGGATAGTATGGACGGCAACGCTGACTGACAAGCCATCTGAGTTCGCTGCACTTATTGATCCGGTGTATAAATATGCACAGGAAACAACCTCCCGTGTACCGATTAGTGACTGGCATGAAACAGAGGATGGTAAAATGGTCGGATTTCAGGCAAGAAGTGTAGTTGGAGGGTATTTTATGCCGCTACTGAACGCGACTATAAAAAAATAA